From a region of the Chitinophaga caseinilytica genome:
- a CDS encoding NAD(P)H-hydrate dehydratase — translation MKILSARQIREADAYTIAHEPVDSLRLMERAAAACAQWLMDTYRGTARPFYIFCGPGNNGGDGLVIARLLADKGFNVQAWLVAKGTPSPDNLANQARVPFLQTIHEPGEFPPMETPGVIVDALFGTGLNRPLEGWTAAIIHQINGQRGRHDIVSIDMPSGLMADKSTKGNPCIHARYTLTFEYWKLALLLPENGEFAGETVLVPIGLHPAYTAAVQTEYHLTDMEMIRTIYRPRDPFAHKGTYGHALLVAGSYGKMGAAVLSAKAVMRAGAGLLTVHVPGCGYEIMQTAFPEAMCETEEQATFSAHFDEPFRLRRAPEYDVIGIGPGTGTEPATAKALERLLGLWQGPMVLDADALNILSKWPSLLQLLPKHCILTPHPKEFERLFGATGNHFERLELLRSKAAELEQYILLKGRFTAMACPDGSVFFNPTGNPGMATAGSGDVLTGILTGLLAQGYAPKAALILGTWLHGKAGDLAAAVSPEAMIASDIIGHLANAYAEIQQ, via the coding sequence ATGAAAATCTTGTCCGCCCGGCAAATCCGTGAAGCAGACGCTTATACGATCGCGCATGAGCCTGTAGACAGCCTCCGGCTCATGGAGCGCGCGGCAGCCGCATGCGCGCAATGGCTGATGGATACGTATCGCGGAACCGCCCGCCCCTTCTACATTTTCTGCGGACCGGGGAACAACGGCGGAGATGGTTTGGTCATTGCACGGTTACTGGCAGACAAGGGCTTCAACGTGCAGGCGTGGCTCGTGGCGAAGGGCACCCCTTCGCCCGACAATCTCGCCAACCAGGCACGCGTCCCTTTCCTGCAAACGATTCATGAGCCCGGGGAATTCCCGCCGATGGAAACGCCCGGCGTGATCGTTGACGCGCTTTTCGGGACAGGGCTGAACCGCCCCCTGGAAGGATGGACCGCTGCGATCATCCACCAGATCAACGGCCAGCGCGGGCGGCACGATATTGTTTCCATAGACATGCCTTCCGGGCTGATGGCAGACAAAAGCACGAAAGGGAATCCGTGTATACATGCACGTTATACGCTCACATTCGAATACTGGAAACTGGCGTTGCTGCTGCCGGAGAACGGTGAGTTCGCGGGAGAAACGGTGTTGGTCCCCATTGGCCTGCATCCCGCGTATACGGCGGCGGTGCAGACGGAATACCATCTTACGGATATGGAGATGATCCGGACGATCTACCGGCCCCGCGATCCCTTCGCGCACAAAGGCACTTACGGGCATGCGCTGCTGGTGGCGGGAAGTTACGGGAAGATGGGCGCGGCGGTGCTTTCGGCGAAAGCCGTGATGCGCGCCGGCGCGGGCTTGCTGACGGTGCATGTACCGGGGTGCGGGTACGAAATCATGCAGACCGCTTTCCCCGAAGCGATGTGCGAAACCGAAGAACAGGCCACGTTTTCCGCGCATTTCGACGAGCCCTTCCGCCTGCGGCGCGCCCCGGAATACGATGTGATCGGGATCGGGCCGGGCACCGGCACGGAACCCGCTACCGCCAAAGCCCTGGAACGCTTGCTGGGCCTCTGGCAGGGGCCGATGGTGCTGGACGCCGACGCGCTCAACATCTTGTCGAAATGGCCGTCGCTCCTGCAACTGTTGCCCAAACACTGCATCCTGACGCCCCACCCTAAAGAGTTCGAGCGGCTTTTCGGGGCCACGGGCAATCATTTCGAGCGGCTGGAATTGCTAAGGTCAAAGGCTGCGGAGCTGGAACAATACATCCTGCTGAAGGGGCGGTTCACGGCCATGGCGTGCCCGGACGGGTCGGTGTTCTTCAATCCCACCGGCAACCCCGGCATGGCAACGGCCGGCAGCGGCGATGTGCTCACCGGGATATTAACGGGGCTCCTGGCGCAGGGGTACGCCCCCAAAGCGGCGCTCATCCTCGGCACGTGGCTCCATGGCAAGGCCGGCGATCTGGCCGCCGCCGTGTCCCCCGAAGCCATGATCGCTTCCGACATCATCGGCCACCTCGCCAACGCATATGCCGAAATACAGCAGTAG